Proteins co-encoded in one Deltaproteobacteria bacterium genomic window:
- a CDS encoding tetratricopeptide repeat protein: MSKGKNKGSFLSKIRQKPKEKIDPELQALLESVQDDPEDMRARLKLADGYLKREDKLRALDQYLTVAETYAQKGFYPKAVAVYKQALAIDPDMIEVYLKLAGQYEKLGLMGEVVAQYTKAAAIHEKAGRKKEAIDIFRSLIDMSPDNAVGRLKLGQRYLKEGFANEAIAEFLKAARVFEKQGETGDVRRLYESLLEKGIEDMRVVHPLLEIYRAADEHELILQRLSALKTDVAGSASVLEILAGSSAALGRKASAIAAYQQLIALYEQARRPDKVHDICIEILRVDETHVAALANVAAWREKIAEQERERARRAEEEKARRAEAEQEAEVDIELEGEEDLDLDLADREEAARIAAEGLDVDEARVDRSVPDAVEEDVWEVAEGESPPTEAVDVFEDSKAHEAEDHIPMMDVVEHGYVAEEKDAHRVDRAEPEDHEVEFEDHAEPVAAKSDEDLDLFAPEVGEAQDAEVDLFSEGAEAGTDDVDLFAAAEPEAAEAARVDVTPKTEPEPEPEPEPEPEIPVVDWDSLSPEGARDQLHLARMACEDIGKLERFDTYLDDLAVEHPEDLVVLQAQHDRALETGDDDARLAHLYDLVAAARKSDSEDFDRWLEVLVEAAPDDLDAAGQLADRLHATNPDRAIVMHTSLARRAAERGDTGEAEHRLGRVLDIHPENPGALGDLLDLHRRTGDENKTFATLMRLAPVVENSGDGARARALLDEALRLRPESDEAADALLGLYDRGKDVGGATALLWKLGRDAEDANRTDEAERHFDALLTRDPDHAKAREHLKDLYILTDRPAEAIAQLISLANVAAEARRYRDAESALREALGLDPASDSVRLALADLLERADRPVDAANELAALADAWTASHPEKASEAYERALALAPSSAALIRRHAEFLRKTGKGEQALARLYQLADLASRQGRTEEAESAYQEILVLDSAADRAHLALKDLYVTTGRTDQAVAQLLALAESTRKSGDDSTSLAYLGEIVGLAPENLAAHRAILELHEASGNVDAAVGEMIAIARIQAAAGNTADAATALRKVLKLRPEDTEAFERLKSIYIESGDEKRALELLLGRAERMEKAGRLENALAAIDEVLVLVPGRIDALEARKALLLALGNTDGAVSTLRLMAAVHRGADRSADAENTLREIVRLAPSDMAAREELAELYLASNRAERAVAPYEELIDLAEASGDVDAIERYARAVLQIAPDRTRALEALAELYEHQERGSDAAKIFETLADLAVAGNDVTAARDWLGRASMLLPDDPGPLTHLLEIARSQGDAAVQVRAHIDLATLFSRLGQNDHAETQLNFALSVEPGADAALDALVALYRATDRDALTIPHLVALAEIEIERQNTFAAEERLNAVLEIDDGHAGALELLSDLHLRSGDTDRAVRELFRLVAAAQTRGDIESALATLARVESADPTNIEAIRRRADLLEEAGRPDEAVDELTRLANALRRAGDTDEAGKTLRRILAADPRHEAAHVELVSLCRESGDTDGAIDELFRRADILTADGETAAAAAALGEILETAPGNDRALWDLADLHELTGEIPEAIDRLMSLARYAHDAGRPERREEALRRVIALDPVHGEAQIQLRAHYAESGRTEQAIEFAYDYAARLIAGRQSDRAEAVYRDILRLDATSDRAAEQLVDLAIGRGDTARAIEVLRGRADAAEAAGDTDRLVSVLRRCVAIDAYNPDEWDRLKDVYVAAGRRAEAIETIFESLETLSEAMSPDEIEGRLLEVLALDDGNTRALRRLGDHYRRQGAADRAADALMRLGESCAEAGESAAARAAFAEVAMIDPNHAPALVRLADLALAAGDGDEAASAYLRAAGTLVGQGDHDGAIRAANALLEMGRHEERALAIARDAYSAKGDAVAVAEIERRLADLAESTGDLYAAEGALRAIAQRDVEDFTIRGRLADVLAREGKTTEALAELYAVADLAAKAGDVATQASALTRAVEIDPDNAKAHRRLLRLHEAAGDTEAVRARIDELIRIHSGLRENEEVEALYLQRLQLDPTDAPAREALSELYVASGETDKAQLFLFDEAETAEHEGREEDALALYERIVALDGANEAARLRVHELHRAAGNMAAAAGALIGLVDQCMAARRYHSAEKHLHAILSMDPTNGAAKERIADLFMRSAQEKAQVESLLRLAEKALGAGQYEEARARLDDVLALDPENPEGRNLVNAIHFRQPAVARREAGAIFEDVEVEYQDQGDVAISWSDEDRGRQPAMEEPHAAASSAFADTSAEIDLFSEGGEPRDVESGFDIDTGEGDVADAVESPVVDIFAAPSAPADETLDGEEGELAAAAEAADFSVDAFAVREDEARTTEIVAEPVDLFGSVTEEPRLPEPMPQAEPADVDLFGDGDDSAPEPEVDLFGESAKPESAPPSEWPDVELRPGGDLESTTGPAEPSFEIVHEDGLATDEVDLFDRPDAGSDDVDLFAPTEETLEEATAGDDLVEELLELEERKPARDEAKGIGELLLDSLIGPEKTPAPIPERRAVETDMLDDFISALGGESAGAPSAAPGDFLADLASEFRNMLGGEAPQDAQAHYALGIAFREMEQTNDAITEFEKALALGDEAMESQIAHQLAQCYIEAETWDQAAEYLSQTLDATERGGGDIDPVDVRMDLGLAYKAMGKLKRALATFQEVDAQNANYRGVKAEIQSLKKQLGEGGDEPPDNISFV; this comes from the coding sequence TTGAGCAAAGGCAAGAACAAGGGTTCCTTCCTGTCGAAAATCCGGCAGAAGCCCAAGGAGAAAATCGATCCTGAACTCCAGGCCCTGCTCGAATCCGTGCAGGACGACCCGGAGGACATGCGCGCTCGGCTGAAGCTCGCCGACGGCTACCTCAAGCGCGAGGACAAACTGCGCGCCCTCGACCAGTACCTCACGGTCGCCGAGACGTACGCCCAGAAGGGCTTTTATCCCAAGGCCGTCGCCGTCTACAAACAGGCCCTCGCGATCGATCCCGACATGATCGAGGTCTATCTCAAGCTCGCGGGTCAGTACGAAAAATTGGGGCTCATGGGCGAGGTCGTCGCCCAGTACACCAAGGCCGCCGCGATTCACGAAAAGGCGGGCCGGAAAAAAGAGGCGATCGACATCTTCCGCTCGCTGATCGACATGTCGCCCGACAACGCGGTCGGCCGCCTCAAGCTCGGCCAGCGCTATCTGAAGGAAGGTTTTGCCAACGAGGCGATCGCGGAATTTCTCAAAGCCGCCCGCGTCTTCGAGAAGCAGGGCGAGACGGGCGACGTCCGCCGCCTCTACGAAAGCCTGCTCGAAAAGGGTATCGAGGACATGCGCGTCGTGCATCCGCTGCTCGAGATCTACCGGGCGGCGGACGAGCACGAACTGATCCTCCAGCGGCTGTCCGCGCTCAAGACCGACGTCGCCGGATCGGCGAGCGTGCTGGAAATTCTCGCAGGGTCGAGCGCGGCGCTCGGCCGCAAGGCATCGGCGATCGCGGCGTACCAGCAGCTCATCGCGCTCTACGAACAGGCGCGCCGTCCGGACAAGGTCCACGATATCTGTATCGAGATTCTGCGGGTCGACGAGACGCACGTCGCCGCGCTCGCCAATGTCGCCGCGTGGCGCGAAAAAATCGCCGAGCAGGAGCGTGAACGCGCCCGCCGCGCCGAGGAAGAAAAGGCCCGCCGGGCCGAGGCCGAGCAGGAGGCGGAAGTCGATATCGAACTCGAGGGCGAGGAAGACCTCGATCTCGACCTCGCGGACCGCGAAGAAGCAGCTCGGATCGCCGCCGAGGGTCTGGACGTGGACGAGGCGCGCGTCGATCGCAGCGTGCCCGATGCCGTCGAAGAGGACGTGTGGGAAGTCGCCGAGGGCGAGTCGCCGCCCACCGAGGCCGTGGACGTATTCGAAGACTCCAAGGCGCACGAGGCCGAAGACCACATCCCGATGATGGATGTGGTCGAACACGGATACGTGGCCGAGGAAAAGGACGCGCACCGCGTCGATCGCGCCGAGCCCGAAGACCACGAGGTCGAATTCGAAGATCACGCCGAGCCGGTCGCAGCGAAATCCGATGAAGACCTGGACCTGTTTGCTCCCGAGGTTGGCGAGGCCCAAGACGCCGAGGTCGATCTGTTCTCCGAAGGCGCCGAGGCCGGGACGGACGACGTCGACCTGTTCGCGGCGGCCGAGCCAGAAGCGGCCGAAGCGGCCCGCGTGGACGTCACACCCAAGACCGAGCCGGAACCCGAGCCGGAACCCGAGCCCGAGCCCGAAATTCCGGTCGTCGATTGGGATTCGCTTTCGCCCGAGGGCGCGCGCGATCAACTCCATCTCGCGCGCATGGCCTGCGAAGATATCGGAAAACTCGAGCGCTTCGACACCTATCTCGATGACCTCGCGGTCGAGCACCCCGAGGACCTCGTCGTGCTCCAGGCGCAGCACGACCGCGCGCTCGAAACGGGCGACGACGACGCGCGATTGGCGCATCTGTATGACCTCGTCGCCGCAGCGCGAAAGTCCGATTCTGAGGACTTTGACCGCTGGCTCGAAGTGTTGGTCGAAGCCGCACCCGACGATCTCGATGCCGCCGGTCAGCTCGCCGACCGCCTGCACGCGACGAATCCCGACCGCGCCATCGTGATGCACACGTCGCTCGCGCGACGCGCCGCTGAACGTGGTGACACCGGCGAGGCGGAACATCGCCTCGGACGCGTACTCGACATCCATCCCGAAAATCCGGGGGCGCTGGGCGACCTGCTCGATCTGCACCGGCGCACCGGCGACGAAAACAAGACCTTCGCGACGTTGATGCGCCTCGCGCCCGTCGTGGAGAATTCCGGCGATGGCGCCCGCGCCCGCGCGTTGCTCGACGAAGCCCTGCGCCTGCGTCCGGAGTCGGACGAGGCGGCCGACGCGCTGCTGGGTTTGTACGATCGCGGGAAAGACGTCGGCGGAGCCACGGCGCTCCTGTGGAAACTCGGCCGCGACGCCGAAGACGCCAACCGCACCGACGAAGCCGAACGGCATTTCGATGCGCTGCTCACCCGCGACCCCGATCACGCCAAGGCGCGCGAGCACCTCAAGGATCTCTACATCCTGACCGATCGGCCCGCCGAGGCAATCGCGCAGTTGATTTCGCTCGCGAACGTCGCCGCCGAAGCGCGGCGATATCGCGACGCCGAGTCCGCGTTGCGCGAGGCGCTCGGCCTCGACCCGGCCTCCGACTCGGTGCGTCTCGCGCTCGCCGACCTGCTGGAGCGCGCCGATCGCCCGGTCGATGCGGCCAACGAACTGGCCGCTCTGGCCGACGCGTGGACCGCGAGCCATCCCGAAAAGGCGTCCGAAGCTTACGAGCGGGCGCTCGCGCTGGCGCCCTCGTCCGCCGCGCTCATCCGCCGGCACGCCGAGTTCCTGCGCAAGACCGGCAAGGGCGAGCAGGCCCTCGCGCGGCTGTACCAACTCGCCGATCTCGCCTCGCGTCAGGGGCGAACGGAAGAAGCCGAGTCCGCGTACCAAGAGATCCTGGTGCTGGATTCCGCCGCGGATCGCGCCCACTTGGCGCTCAAGGATCTGTACGTCACGACCGGACGCACCGATCAGGCCGTCGCCCAGCTCCTCGCCCTCGCCGAGTCCACCCGCAAGAGCGGCGACGACTCGACCTCCCTGGCTTACCTCGGCGAAATCGTCGGTCTCGCGCCCGAAAACCTCGCGGCGCACCGGGCGATCCTCGAACTGCATGAAGCGAGCGGCAACGTGGACGCGGCGGTGGGCGAGATGATCGCCATCGCGCGGATCCAGGCGGCCGCCGGAAACACCGCCGACGCCGCGACGGCCCTGCGCAAGGTCCTGAAGCTCCGTCCCGAGGACACCGAGGCGTTCGAGCGCCTCAAGTCGATCTACATCGAATCGGGCGACGAAAAACGCGCGCTCGAATTGCTGCTCGGACGCGCCGAGCGCATGGAAAAGGCCGGCCGACTCGAAAACGCCCTCGCCGCGATCGACGAGGTGCTCGTTCTCGTTCCCGGACGCATCGACGCCCTCGAGGCGCGCAAGGCGTTGCTCCTCGCCCTCGGCAACACCGACGGCGCGGTGTCGACGCTGCGTCTGATGGCGGCCGTGCACCGCGGCGCGGATCGGTCGGCCGATGCCGAAAACACACTGCGCGAGATCGTGCGTCTGGCCCCCTCGGACATGGCCGCGCGCGAGGAACTCGCCGAACTCTATCTCGCCTCGAATCGCGCCGAGCGAGCCGTCGCTCCCTACGAAGAACTCATTGACCTCGCCGAAGCGTCGGGCGACGTGGACGCGATCGAGCGCTATGCCCGGGCCGTTTTGCAAATCGCGCCCGATCGCACGCGGGCTCTCGAGGCACTGGCCGAACTCTACGAGCATCAGGAGCGGGGCTCGGACGCCGCGAAGATCTTTGAGACCCTCGCGGATCTCGCCGTCGCCGGAAACGATGTCACCGCCGCGCGCGATTGGCTCGGACGGGCGTCGATGCTGCTTCCCGATGATCCGGGACCGCTCACTCACCTGCTCGAAATCGCCCGATCTCAGGGCGACGCGGCGGTCCAGGTGCGCGCGCACATCGATCTCGCCACGCTCTTTTCACGTCTCGGTCAAAACGACCACGCCGAAACGCAGCTCAACTTCGCGCTTTCGGTCGAACCCGGCGCGGATGCCGCGCTCGACGCCCTCGTCGCCCTCTACCGGGCGACCGACCGCGACGCGCTCACTATTCCGCACCTTGTCGCACTGGCCGAGATCGAGATCGAACGTCAGAACACATTCGCCGCCGAGGAGCGCCTGAATGCGGTTCTCGAGATCGACGACGGCCACGCGGGCGCGCTCGAATTGCTGTCGGACCTGCACCTGCGTTCGGGCGATACCGACCGGGCCGTGCGCGAACTCTTCCGCCTCGTCGCCGCCGCGCAGACGCGCGGGGACATCGAGAGCGCCTTGGCGACGCTGGCGCGCGTCGAATCCGCCGACCCGACAAACATCGAGGCGATCCGCCGTCGCGCCGATCTGCTCGAAGAGGCGGGACGCCCCGACGAGGCCGTCGACGAGCTCACTCGCCTCGCAAACGCGCTGCGTCGCGCGGGCGATACCGACGAAGCGGGGAAGACCCTGCGACGAATCCTCGCGGCCGACCCGCGCCACGAGGCGGCGCACGTCGAGCTCGTCTCGCTGTGCCGCGAATCGGGCGACACCGACGGGGCGATCGACGAACTCTTCCGCCGCGCCGATATCCTCACCGCCGACGGCGAAACCGCCGCCGCGGCCGCGGCGCTCGGCGAAATTCTGGAAACGGCGCCCGGCAACGATCGCGCCCTGTGGGATCTGGCGGATCTGCACGAACTCACCGGCGAAATCCCCGAAGCGATCGACCGGCTCATGTCGCTCGCCCGTTACGCCCACGACGCGGGTCGTCCCGAACGCCGCGAGGAAGCGCTGCGCCGCGTGATCGCCCTCGATCCGGTGCACGGCGAAGCACAAATCCAGCTCCGCGCCCATTACGCCGAATCGGGCCGAACCGAGCAGGCGATCGAATTCGCTTACGATTATGCCGCGCGGCTGATTGCCGGCAGGCAGAGCGACCGTGCCGAGGCCGTCTATCGCGACATCCTGCGTCTCGACGCGACCTCCGACCGCGCGGCCGAGCAGCTCGTGGATCTCGCGATCGGCCGAGGCGACACCGCTCGTGCCATCGAAGTCCTGCGGGGACGGGCCGACGCCGCCGAAGCAGCGGGCGACACCGACCGGCTCGTGTCCGTTCTGCGCCGGTGCGTCGCGATCGACGCCTACAATCCCGATGAATGGGACCGGCTCAAGGACGTTTATGTCGCAGCAGGTCGCCGCGCCGAGGCGATCGAAACGATCTTCGAATCGCTCGAAACCCTCTCCGAAGCGATGTCCCCGGACGAGATCGAGGGCCGCCTCCTCGAAGTGCTCGCGCTCGACGACGGAAACACGCGCGCGCTGCGCCGGCTCGGCGATCACTATCGACGCCAGGGCGCTGCCGATCGCGCCGCCGACGCGCTCATGCGCCTGGGCGAAAGCTGCGCCGAAGCCGGCGAATCCGCGGCGGCCCGCGCCGCATTCGCCGAGGTCGCGATGATCGATCCCAACCATGCCCCGGCGCTGGTCCGGCTCGCCGATCTCGCGCTCGCCGCGGGCGATGGCGACGAGGCCGCGAGCGCATACCTGCGGGCCGCAGGAACGCTCGTTGGGCAAGGCGATCACGACGGCGCAATCCGCGCGGCGAACGCCCTGCTCGAAATGGGCCGTCACGAGGAACGCGCGCTCGCCATCGCGCGCGACGCGTACTCGGCGAAGGGCGACGCCGTCGCCGTGGCGGAGATCGAGCGTCGTCTCGCCGACCTCGCCGAATCGACCGGCGATCTTTACGCCGCGGAAGGCGCGCTGCGCGCCATCGCCCAGAGGGACGTGGAAGACTTCACGATTCGCGGCCGACTCGCCGACGTGCTGGCCCGCGAGGGCAAGACCACCGAGGCACTCGCCGAACTCTACGCCGTCGCCGATCTCGCGGCGAAGGCGGGGGACGTCGCCACGCAGGCATCGGCGCTCACGCGCGCGGTCGAGATCGATCCCGACAACGCGAAGGCGCATCGGCGCCTGCTGCGCCTGCACGAAGCCGCCGGCGACACCGAGGCCGTGCGCGCCCGCATCGACGAGCTCATCCGCATCCATTCCGGGCTTCGCGAAAACGAAGAGGTCGAGGCGCTCTACCTGCAACGGTTGCAGCTCGATCCGACCGACGCCCCAGCGCGCGAAGCGCTCTCGGAGCTTTATGTCGCGTCGGGCGAGACCGACAAAGCGCAGCTCTTCCTCTTCGACGAAGCCGAGACCGCGGAGCACGAGGGCCGCGAGGAAGACGCACTGGCGCTCTACGAACGCATTGTCGCGCTCGACGGCGCGAACGAGGCCGCGCGGCTGCGCGTTCACGAACTGCACAGGGCCGCGGGGAACATGGCGGCCGCGGCCGGCGCGCTGATCGGTCTCGTCGATCAGTGCATGGCGGCCCGGCGATACCACTCGGCCGAGAAGCATCTGCATGCGATTCTGTCGATGGACCCGACGAACGGCGCGGCCAAGGAGCGCATCGCCGATCTGTTCATGCGCTCGGCGCAGGAGAAAGCGCAGGTCGAGAGCCTCTTGCGACTCGCTGAAAAAGCGCTGGGCGCGGGGCAATACGAAGAGGCGCGCGCCCGGCTCGACGACGTGCTCGCGCTCGATCCGGAGAATCCCGAGGGACGCAACCTCGTCAACGCGATCCACTTCCGCCAGCCGGCGGTGGCCCGGCGCGAAGCCGGAGCGATCTTCGAGGATGTCGAAGTCGAGTATCAGGACCAGGGAGACGTGGCGATCTCGTGGAGCGACGAGGATCGCGGACGGCAGCCCGCGATGGAGGAACCGCACGCCGCCGCGTCGTCCGCGTTCGCGGACACGTCGGCCGAAATCGATCTCTTCTCCGAGGGCGGCGAGCCGCGTGACGTCGAGTCGGGCTTCGACATCGATACCGGTGAAGGCGACGTCGCTGACGCCGTCGAGTCGCCGGTGGTGGACATCTTCGCCGCGCCGTCCGCCCCCGCGGACGAGACTCTGGACGGTGAAGAGGGCGAACTTGCCGCAGCCGCCGAGGCCGCGGACTTCAGCGTGGACGCTTTCGCGGTGCGCGAAGACGAGGCCCGTACGACCGAGATCGTCGCCGAGCCGGTGGATCTGTTCGGATCGGTGACCGAGGAACCGCGCCTGCCCGAGCCCATGCCCCAGGCCGAGCCCGCGGACGTGGATCTCTTCGGCGACGGGGACGATTCCGCGCCCGAACCCGAGGTCGACCTGTTCGGCGAGTCGGCGAAGCCCGAATCCGCGCCGCCGTCGGAGTGGCCGGATGTCGAATTGCGCCCGGGCGGCGATCTCGAATCGACGACGGGCCCCGCGGAACCGTCGTTTGAGATCGTACACGAAGACGGTCTCGCGACGGACGAGGTGGATCTGTTCGACCGGCCGGACGCGGGATCGGACGACGTCGATCTGTTCGCGCCGACCGAGGAGACGCTCGAAGAAGCCACTGCCGGAGACGACCTCGTTGAGGAATTGCTCGAACTCGAGGAACGCAAACCGGCGCGCGACGAGGCAAAGGGCATCGGAGAACTGCTGCTCGACAGCCTGATCGGTCCGGAGAAAACACCGGCGCCGATTCCCGAGCGCCGCGCCGTCGAGACCGACATGCTCGACGACTTCATCAGCGCGCTCGGCGGCGAGTCGGCCGGCGCGCCTTCCGCGGCGCCCGGCGACTTCCTCGCGGACCTCGCCTCCGAATTCCGCAACATGCTCGGCGGCGAAGCGCCGCAGGACGCGCAGGCGCATTACGCGCTCGGCATCGCATTCCGCGAGATGGAGCAGACGAACGACGCCATCACCGAATTCGAAAAAGCGCTCGCGCTCGGCGACGAGGCGATGGAATCGCAGATCGCGCACCAGCTCGCTCAGTGCTACATCGAGGCCGAGACTTGGGACCAGGCGGCGGAGTACCTGTCGCAGACGCTCGACGCCACGGAGCGCGGCGGCGGCGACATCGATCCGGTGGACGTGCGCATGGATCTGGGGCTCGCGTACAAGGCGATGGGTAAGCTCAA